The genomic window CTAGAGCTGCGTCATCAACTGGAGGAACTCCTCGTTGTTCTTCGTCTTCTTCATCTTGGAAAGGAGCATCTCCATGGCCTCCACGGTGTTCAGGCCGGCCAGGGCGTTGCGCAGAACCCAGAGCTTGCCGCACTCCTCATCGGAAAGAAGCAGCTCCTCCTTGCGGGTGCCGGATTTGTTGAGGTCCACCGCGGGCCAGATGCGCCGGTCGGCCAGCTTGCGGTCCAGCACCAGCTCCATGTTGCCCGTGCCCTTGAACTCCTCGAAGATGACCTCGTCCATGCGGGAGCCGGTGTCTATGAGCGCGGTGGCGATGATGGTGAGGGAGCCGCCCTCCTCGATGTTGCGCGCCGCGCCGAAGAAGCGCTTCGGCTTGTGCAGCGCGTTGGCGTCCACACCGCCCGAGAGAATCTTGCCCGAGTGCGGCATCACGGCGTTGTAGGCCCGCGCCAGCCGGGTGATGGAATCCAGAAGAATCACCACGTCCCGCGAGCACTCCACCAGCCGCTTGGCCTTTTCCAGAATCATCTCCGCCACCTGGACATGGCGCTCCGCCGGCTCGTCGAAGGTCGAGGAGACCACCTCGCCCCGGACCGAGCGCTGCATGTCGGTGACCTCCTCGGGCCGCTCGTCTATCAACAGCACGATGAGGTACACGTTGGGGTGGTTGGTGGTGACGGAGTTGGCGATTTTCTGCAGGATCATGGTCTTCCCGGCGCGGGGCGGCGAGACGATGAGCCCGCGCTGGCCCATCCCAATCGGGCACAAGAGGTTGATTATCCGCATCGAGAGGTCCTCGTCCGCGGTCTCCAGGTCGAACTTCTTGTCGGGGTATAGCGGGGTCAGCTCCTCGAAGACGACCTTTTCCAGGGCGGTCTCCGGGGTCTCGAAGTTGACCGCCTCGACGCGGATCAGGGCGAAGTAGCGCTCGGAGTCCTTGGGCGGCCGCACCTGGCCCGTGATGATGTCCCCCTTGCGC from bacterium includes these protein-coding regions:
- the rho gene encoding transcription termination factor Rho; the protein is MELAALKNKKVVELQLLAKELGVTGTSGLRKQELIFQILGAKTEGDGFVLADGVLEILPEGFGFLRSADYNYLPGPDDIYVSPSQIKRFGLRKGDIITGQVRPPKDSERYFALIRVEAVNFETPETALEKVVFEELTPLYPDKKFDLETADEDLSMRIINLLCPIGMGQRGLIVSPPRAGKTMILQKIANSVTTNHPNVYLIVLLIDERPEEVTDMQRSVRGEVVSSTFDEPAERHVQVAEMILEKAKRLVECSRDVVILLDSITRLARAYNAVMPHSGKILSGGVDANALHKPKRFFGAARNIEEGGSLTIIATALIDTGSRMDEVIFEEFKGTGNMELVLDRKLADRRIWPAVDLNKSGTRKEELLLSDEECGKLWVLRNALAGLNTVEAMEMLLSKMKKTKNNEEFLQLMTQL